A single genomic interval of Salinarchaeum sp. IM2453 harbors:
- a CDS encoding M20 family metallopeptidase, with protein MDEIEQLTRQLVQTPSHDDETELGIQIEQWLLNHTNADVRRDDAPNGGNIIATKGNGSPTLAFVGHHDVVPPASRQQHHKEYVVKRRGDRLYGRGTADMTGALAAAMIGFRNADPDTSIQFTSFVGEERGGIGAKHAIDSGYQPEYAIIGEGSAEYETPAGIDIVIAHRGRRELSIITTGTRTHASVPETGANAIYRAADAIQDIRNIDPPRITVYGKTLSGSIAATMISGGTASNTIPDSCTITVDERTAPEQLTDLQSIIRSDNIEIQCEQHLPAMRCDDPAFAEFMQDTAVKSQTTDSKLVTKPHTTDAGRLNQAGTTCVVCGPAEQGEAHTDTESVSLSALHQCRRIYQRAFENFGSWTSDNSSFSDV; from the coding sequence ATGGATGAGATCGAACAACTGACCCGTCAACTAGTTCAAACCCCGAGCCACGATGATGAGACCGAACTGGGTATACAGATTGAACAATGGCTATTAAATCATACCAATGCCGATGTTCGTCGTGATGATGCCCCAAACGGCGGCAATATAATTGCAACAAAGGGCAATGGGTCCCCTACACTCGCATTTGTTGGTCACCATGATGTTGTCCCGCCTGCTTCCCGGCAGCAACATCATAAGGAGTATGTGGTCAAACGACGGGGTGACCGTCTATACGGCCGAGGGACGGCAGATATGACCGGGGCACTCGCAGCAGCAATGATCGGATTTCGTAATGCTGACCCTGATACCTCTATACAATTTACAAGCTTTGTCGGTGAAGAACGGGGCGGAATTGGTGCAAAGCATGCGATTGATTCGGGCTATCAACCAGAATATGCGATCATTGGAGAAGGATCAGCCGAATACGAAACACCTGCTGGAATTGATATCGTAATTGCACACCGTGGACGTCGTGAACTATCAATTATCACAACCGGAACTCGAACCCATGCCAGTGTTCCAGAAACAGGAGCAAATGCAATCTATCGAGCTGCTGATGCCATACAAGATATCCGCAATATTGATCCTCCCCGAATTACTGTGTATGGTAAAACACTTTCAGGTAGTATTGCTGCAACAATGATTTCTGGTGGAACTGCCTCAAATACTATTCCAGATTCCTGCACAATCACGGTTGATGAACGAACGGCTCCAGAACAGTTAACGGATCTTCAATCGATAATTAGATCAGATAATATTGAGATACAGTGTGAACAACATCTCCCTGCAATGCGATGTGATGACCCAGCGTTTGCCGAGTTTATGCAAGACACCGCTGTAAAAAGCCAAACAACAGATTCAAAACTAGTTACAAAACCCCATACGACCGATGCTGGTCGACTTAATCAAGCAGGCACAACCTGTGTTGTCTGTGGACCAGCAGAACAGGGTGAAGCACATACTGATACTGAAAGTGTTTCTCTTTCGGCACTACATCAGTGTCGTCGAATATATCAACGAGCTTTCGAAAATTTTGGATCTTGGACATCAGACAATTCATCCTTCTCCGATGTATAG
- a CDS encoding PINc/VapC family ATPase: MNVVPDTSVVVDGRVSERIEAGGFVDATISIPEAVVAELESQANEGQDSGWNGLEELQRLAELDDEGKIKVDYIGDRPDAGERGHASEGEIDALIRSLAADLDAVFFTSDVVQAEVARSKGLAVEYVAPRTETVEHLAIEEFFNEETMSVHLRAGTQPRAKRGTIGEMSYEVIDEDPITAEELRELSQEIRNAARQSDEGFIELSEPGMDIIQFREYRIAIAEPPFSDGLEITAVRPIAQTTLDDYEQAEELKDRFLERQRGVLISGSPGAGKSTFAQAAAEFLADNDYVVKTMEKPRDLQVGDEITQYTELGGEMERTADSLLMVRPDYTIYDEVRKTEDFEVFADMRLAGVGMIGVVHATRAIDALQRLVGRVELGMIPQIVDTVVYIEAGEIDTVYDVYTEVKVPHGLKEEDLARPVIVIENFTTNEPEYEIYTFNRQVVTVPLKEGENQQSEQGVEQIARQEIEREIRSVANDYVDVEIQDSNRATVYVSENDISQVIGRGGGRISDIEDRLGIEIDVRTHEEQPQPSTSQQPTSGEGIVVTPEVTSRHVVISVEGHAGETVEVRADGEYLFTATVSRGGDIQVSRGSAIADELEKAIDHRRQVTVHPS, translated from the coding sequence ATGAACGTTGTTCCGGATACGAGCGTGGTCGTTGACGGCCGTGTTTCCGAGCGGATTGAAGCGGGGGGATTTGTTGATGCAACAATCTCGATTCCCGAGGCCGTAGTAGCAGAACTTGAATCCCAAGCGAACGAGGGGCAAGACAGTGGCTGGAACGGACTGGAAGAGCTTCAACGTCTTGCCGAATTAGATGACGAAGGGAAGATCAAAGTTGACTACATCGGTGATCGTCCTGACGCTGGTGAGCGTGGTCACGCTAGTGAAGGTGAGATTGATGCGCTTATTCGCTCTCTTGCTGCAGATCTTGATGCCGTTTTCTTTACTAGTGATGTTGTACAAGCAGAGGTTGCTCGGTCTAAGGGCTTGGCTGTCGAATATGTTGCACCACGGACTGAGACTGTCGAGCACCTTGCAATAGAGGAGTTTTTCAATGAAGAGACAATGAGTGTTCATCTTCGAGCAGGCACCCAGCCTCGTGCGAAACGGGGTACCATTGGAGAGATGTCATATGAGGTAATCGACGAAGACCCGATTACAGCCGAAGAGCTCCGAGAACTTTCACAAGAAATTCGAAATGCCGCCAGGCAGTCGGATGAAGGGTTTATTGAGCTCTCAGAGCCAGGAATGGACATCATCCAGTTCCGAGAATATCGAATTGCGATTGCAGAGCCTCCGTTTTCCGATGGACTTGAGATCACAGCGGTACGGCCAATCGCACAGACAACACTGGATGATTACGAGCAGGCAGAAGAGCTTAAAGATCGATTCTTAGAACGTCAGCGTGGGGTACTCATCTCTGGATCACCTGGAGCCGGGAAATCGACGTTTGCACAAGCCGCTGCTGAGTTTCTAGCTGACAACGATTACGTAGTCAAAACAATGGAAAAGCCACGAGATTTGCAGGTTGGAGACGAGATTACGCAGTATACTGAGCTTGGAGGTGAAATGGAACGGACGGCTGATTCGTTGCTAATGGTCCGGCCTGACTATACCATCTACGACGAAGTTCGAAAAACTGAGGACTTTGAAGTCTTTGCAGATATGCGTCTTGCCGGTGTTGGAATGATCGGGGTTGTGCACGCAACACGTGCAATTGATGCATTACAACGGTTAGTTGGACGCGTCGAGTTGGGTATGATTCCACAAATCGTAGATACAGTAGTGTATATTGAAGCTGGAGAGATTGATACGGTGTACGACGTATACACCGAAGTAAAAGTTCCACACGGATTGAAAGAAGAGGATCTTGCACGGCCAGTCATTGTGATTGAGAATTTCACGACAAACGAGCCAGAATATGAGATTTATACATTTAACCGACAGGTTGTTACTGTTCCACTCAAAGAGGGCGAAAATCAACAGTCAGAGCAGGGTGTCGAGCAAATTGCACGACAGGAAATTGAGCGAGAGATTAGGTCAGTCGCCAACGACTACGTTGATGTAGAAATTCAGGATTCAAATCGAGCAACAGTGTACGTATCAGAAAATGATATCTCACAGGTTATTGGAAGAGGAGGTGGCAGAATTTCCGACATTGAGGACCGTCTGGGTATAGAAATTGACGTTCGGACGCATGAAGAGCAACCTCAGCCATCAACGAGTCAGCAACCAACATCTGGCGAAGGGATTGTTGTAACGCCCGAGGTGACATCACGACATGTCGTTATTTCAGTCGAAGGGCATGCAGGTGAAACGGTTGAAGTTCGTGCAGACGGTGAATACCTATTTACCGCAACAGTATCTCGTGGAGGAGATATACAAGTATCTCGAGGGAGTGCTATTGCCGATGAACTTGAAAAAGCAATTGATCACCGTCGACAGGTAACTGTCCATCCATCTTAA
- a CDS encoding phosphate-starvation-inducible PsiE family protein: MVDIESFIKPSERSLRWLALFVAYVLVFLFAIGIIDLLIEMYSVFASGDFTDPIAIIELIEIVLLLLIILEVHRTLIAIVREEPVVRIIIGVAIIAIARQVISFRVEDFATANEALVSAAALIGLLIVLIGGYFMVRYLEVSSPHERER; the protein is encoded by the coding sequence ATGGTTGACATCGAATCGTTCATCAAGCCGTCTGAAAGATCCTTGCGGTGGCTTGCGTTATTTGTTGCATACGTGCTCGTGTTTTTGTTTGCGATCGGCATCATTGATCTATTAATTGAGATGTATAGCGTGTTTGCGTCAGGGGATTTCACTGACCCAATAGCGATTATTGAGTTGATAGAGATTGTCCTCTTGCTTCTGATCATTCTGGAAGTGCATCGAACACTTATTGCAATCGTGCGGGAAGAGCCAGTAGTACGAATTATTATTGGTGTGGCCATTATCGCGATTGCTCGGCAGGTCATTAGTTTCCGTGTCGAGGATTTTGCAACAGCGAATGAAGCACTTGTTTCCGCAGCAGCATTAATCGGACTGCTCATCGTATTGATTGGCGGATATTTCATGGTTCGCTATCTCGAAGTATCTTCGCCGCACGAAAGAGAACGGTAG
- a CDS encoding universal stress protein — protein MYDRILLPTDGTDNTRNAIEHAIDAAKRYDADLHLLYVVDESIYGAYTGDEFVHESEGVEQTLREEGEEALASVKEQAQSADVNVETAIRDGIPHEAIVEYIDNNDIELAVLGSKQQSGEYRRLLGSVSERVARLTRIPITIVKELPDQ, from the coding sequence ATGTACGATCGGATTTTGCTTCCAACGGATGGAACAGACAATACACGAAATGCGATTGAACACGCCATTGACGCTGCTAAGCGGTATGATGCTGATTTGCATCTTCTATATGTCGTTGACGAAAGTATCTATGGTGCCTACACCGGTGATGAATTTGTTCATGAATCTGAAGGCGTAGAACAAACGCTTCGAGAAGAGGGCGAAGAAGCTCTCGCTAGCGTTAAAGAACAGGCTCAGTCTGCTGATGTTAATGTTGAGACTGCTATCCGCGACGGAATTCCGCATGAAGCTATTGTTGAATACATTGATAACAATGACATTGAACTTGCTGTGCTTGGATCGAAACAACAATCTGGAGAGTACCGACGATTACTCGGTAGTGTTAGTGAGCGTGTTGCCCGGCTCACACGTATCCCGATCACAATCGTTAAAGAACTCCCCGATCAGTAA
- a CDS encoding DUF5813 family protein: MSQIEDRLRNALSRHDKFRSQNSGYEYTGTAFDVTAIVRDGECQVRVVLPELDTVVQNETVPDVVRSGWRDTLDRRLKDGPKAAGLQGDIEYTLEEKDTVVIARYTFTPKSPGVIGEEVSAIATFVEGTYVQGIIPGYEYDEPVTGLIQQAGEQAGSDEIDPEKGGMPL; this comes from the coding sequence GTGAGTCAAATTGAAGATCGTCTTCGGAATGCACTCAGCCGGCATGATAAATTTCGTAGTCAGAACTCCGGATACGAGTACACAGGGACAGCATTCGATGTAACAGCCATAGTTCGGGATGGCGAATGTCAAGTCCGAGTGGTGCTTCCAGAGCTTGACACGGTAGTTCAGAATGAAACAGTGCCAGATGTTGTTAGATCTGGGTGGAGAGACACGCTTGATCGTCGACTGAAAGATGGACCGAAAGCAGCTGGACTCCAAGGGGATATTGAGTACACGTTAGAGGAAAAAGATACAGTAGTAATAGCTAGATATACATTTACACCAAAATCGCCGGGGGTAATCGGAGAAGAAGTAAGTGCAATCGCAACGTTTGTCGAAGGAACATATGTACAAGGGATTATTCCAGGATACGAGTATGATGAGCCAGTTACTGGACTAATACAGCAGGCAGGAGAGCAAGCCGGAAGTGACGAAATTGATCCAGAAAAAGGAGGAATGCCGCTTTGA
- the tmk gene encoding dTMP kinase encodes MLVTLEGIDGSGKTTLCKQLQSEFPDAVFTREPTNSWYGDAVRKSISADNADSLAELFLYTADHADHLASVIEPALEEGKLVISDRYADSRYAYQAATLSDQLSSPLEYIKTIHEPFTRVPDLTIYLDLPPEVAVQRSDQANKFEQIQFLQSVYDNYQQVINKDPDRFAVIDATQSPESVLSESINAIESFS; translated from the coding sequence ATGCTCGTGACACTCGAAGGAATTGATGGCAGCGGCAAAACCACCCTGTGCAAACAACTTCAATCAGAGTTCCCAGATGCTGTTTTTACCCGTGAGCCGACAAACTCTTGGTATGGAGATGCAGTTAGGAAGTCGATCTCGGCTGATAACGCTGATTCGCTTGCAGAGTTGTTTCTATACACTGCTGATCATGCCGACCATCTAGCTTCTGTTATTGAACCTGCCTTGGAAGAAGGAAAGTTGGTCATCTCTGACCGATACGCTGACTCACGATATGCATATCAGGCAGCCACACTTTCTGATCAACTTTCTTCGCCTCTTGAATACATCAAGACGATACATGAGCCGTTTACTCGTGTTCCTGATCTGACAATCTATCTTGATCTCCCTCCAGAAGTAGCTGTTCAACGAAGTGATCAGGCAAATAAATTCGAACAAATACAATTCCTTCAATCCGTCTATGATAACTATCAGCAGGTGATCAACAAAGATCCCGACCGATTTGCTGTGATTGACGCGACACAGTCACCAGAGTCAGTTCTTTCTGAAAGCATCAACGCCATTGAGAGCTTCAGTTGA
- a CDS encoding DoxX family protein, whose translation MEEQTDTETTTGHLYRLGRVLFGAGLAFQASEDFRDMDDTVEYARSEGVPVPELFAPFASGMMVFAGLGIALWRLPRLATGAAVAFLLTVTPTMHDFWNAEDGPKGDRLAFFGNLAMLGGAIAFLHRAYQSQRE comes from the coding sequence ATGGAAGAACAAACAGACACTGAAACAACCACCGGACATCTTTATCGGCTTGGTCGGGTCTTATTTGGAGCAGGTCTAGCTTTCCAAGCATCTGAAGACTTCCGTGACATGGATGATACTGTGGAATATGCTCGCTCAGAAGGTGTTCCGGTTCCCGAACTTTTTGCCCCATTTGCATCTGGCATGATGGTATTTGCTGGTTTGGGCATTGCTCTCTGGCGACTTCCTCGACTTGCAACTGGTGCCGCTGTTGCATTTTTACTGACAGTTACTCCCACTATGCATGATTTCTGGAACGCTGAGGATGGCCCGAAAGGTGATCGTCTTGCGTTCTTCGGTAATCTTGCTATGCTTGGTGGTGCTATTGCGTTTTTGCATCGTGCTTATCAATCCCAAAGAGAATAA
- a CDS encoding HTH domain-containing protein, with the protein MNNNNPRNQDNTGVQDRRVLQVQVSLTRDLDRETILPERERAENADNSIVFETTDKLREVLTPPRMEIVYALVEADQPIYIKTLAENLDRSIGSVRNDIELLSDREVIRVVKDDGIYKPYLPYDKVQVDIDFPVVKA; encoded by the coding sequence ATGAACAACAACAATCCACGTAACCAGGATAACACTGGTGTGCAAGACCGGAGAGTACTCCAAGTCCAAGTTTCTCTCACGAGAGACCTCGATAGGGAGACGATCTTACCTGAAAGAGAACGGGCAGAAAACGCTGACAACTCTATTGTTTTTGAGACAACAGATAAACTGCGAGAGGTCCTTACGCCACCGAGAATGGAGATTGTTTATGCGTTAGTTGAAGCCGATCAACCAATATACATCAAAACATTAGCAGAGAACCTTGATCGGAGCATAGGATCAGTACGTAATGACATTGAGTTGCTTTCAGACCGGGAAGTAATCCGTGTTGTGAAAGATGATGGAATATACAAACCATACCTCCCATATGATAAAGTTCAAGTCGATATCGACTTTCCTGTTGTGAAGGCATAA
- a CDS encoding DUF123 domain-containing protein, with product MKGTYALLIRLPERTTVKIGALGEITFNDGWYVYSGSAFGPGGFSRIDRHKELANGNKNTRHWHIDYFLGDTEAIITTVFRTPEKDIECNVAQGLPGTRVAEFGASDCNCASHMIHHTKRERLASVLRKAHETVQKEANVNQR from the coding sequence ATGAAGGGGACATATGCGTTGCTGATCAGGTTGCCGGAAAGGACGACTGTAAAAATAGGAGCACTTGGAGAGATAACGTTCAATGATGGTTGGTACGTATACTCAGGAAGTGCATTTGGACCAGGAGGATTTTCTCGAATTGATCGTCATAAGGAGCTAGCGAACGGTAACAAAAACACCCGTCACTGGCACATCGACTACTTTCTCGGAGACACAGAGGCTATAATTACTACGGTGTTTAGAACCCCAGAAAAAGATATTGAGTGTAACGTTGCACAGGGTCTACCTGGAACGCGAGTAGCAGAATTTGGTGCGTCAGACTGCAATTGTGCGTCACATATGATCCATCATACGAAAAGAGAAAGACTGGCCAGTGTATTGCGTAAGGCGCACGAGACAGTTCAAAAAGAGGCGAACGTTAATCAGCGATAA
- the carA gene encoding glutamine-hydrolyzing carbamoyl-phosphate synthase small subunit, with amino-acid sequence MYKAYVAVEGGHVIEGRGRVPGTTPGELVFTTAYTGYEESLTDPSYEEQILTFSYPLIGNYGVRESRFESDRVHPSGVIARELTDEIVEWLSDEGVPAVDQLDTRDLVIDIREEGAMQCGIAVGEDVTEEDALEQLDACKEMSEHTDIGSKVSIEQHVTHNESGSGPTVGFIDCGAKGSIIDSLVERDATVEMFPHDATAADISAVDPDLLFVSNGPGDPENFETAESLVEQFLGEMPIAGICLGQQVVANALGGDTTKMDFGHRGVNQPVRDLRTDRVVMTTQNHGYAVSDPGEILSVTQLNVNDGTSEGLDSAEYDIITRQYHPEANPGPNDSLDFFDEVLEMVTEDKSPVIAD; translated from the coding sequence ATGTACAAGGCGTACGTGGCAGTCGAAGGCGGCCATGTTATAGAAGGGCGTGGCCGTGTTCCTGGAACGACTCCGGGAGAGCTTGTTTTCACGACTGCATATACTGGCTACGAGGAAAGTCTGACAGATCCATCATATGAAGAGCAGATCCTAACCTTTTCGTATCCTCTGATCGGTAACTACGGGGTTCGAGAGAGTCGCTTTGAATCTGATCGGGTGCATCCATCTGGTGTTATTGCCAGAGAGCTTACGGATGAAATCGTTGAATGGCTCTCTGATGAAGGCGTCCCTGCTGTCGATCAGCTTGACACCAGAGACCTCGTGATTGATATCCGAGAGGAGGGAGCAATGCAGTGTGGTATTGCCGTTGGTGAGGATGTAACCGAAGAGGATGCACTTGAGCAGCTAGATGCTTGCAAAGAAATGAGCGAGCACACTGATATCGGATCAAAGGTCAGTATCGAACAACATGTAACACACAACGAATCAGGATCCGGACCTACTGTTGGCTTTATTGACTGTGGAGCGAAAGGATCAATCATCGATTCACTTGTTGAACGAGATGCGACTGTCGAAATGTTCCCACATGATGCCACAGCTGCCGATATTTCGGCCGTAGATCCTGATCTCCTTTTCGTCTCGAATGGACCTGGTGATCCAGAGAATTTCGAGACAGCTGAGTCCCTCGTCGAACAGTTCCTTGGGGAAATGCCGATTGCTGGTATCTGTCTCGGACAACAGGTTGTCGCTAATGCACTTGGTGGCGACACAACAAAGATGGACTTTGGCCATCGTGGTGTAAACCAACCGGTTCGTGACCTTCGAACTGATCGAGTCGTTATGACTACACAAAATCACGGTTATGCCGTCTCTGATCCTGGAGAGATCCTTTCTGTCACTCAGCTTAACGTTAATGACGGAACGTCAGAGGGCTTGGACAGTGCTGAATACGACATTATTACCCGTCAGTATCATCCAGAAGCCAATCCAGGACCAAATGATTCTCTGGACTTCTTCGATGAAGTTTTAGAAATGGTAACTGAAGACAAATCCCCAGTTATCGCTGATTAA
- the idi gene encoding isopentenyl-diphosphate Delta-isomerase, translated as MEHENMRENVVAVDEDDNPTGTVNRLEAHTGDGIRHRAFTTLIFDKSGRILLAQRSPEKRLWDDHWDGTVASHPVEGQSQKEATRQRLAEELGITEEQYDNVRITDVFEYKRYFENQGVEHEVCTVLKVTLDDTTIDPDPEEVAGVLWAPYKRLYENPKWYRQLDLCPWFEIAVRRDTQDSVE; from the coding sequence ATGGAACATGAAAATATGCGTGAGAACGTTGTTGCGGTGGATGAAGACGATAACCCAACAGGAACGGTAAATCGATTAGAGGCACATACTGGAGATGGTATTCGTCATCGGGCATTTACCACGCTTATTTTCGACAAATCAGGCCGAATTCTTCTTGCACAGCGTAGTCCAGAAAAGCGGTTATGGGATGATCACTGGGATGGTACAGTCGCATCACATCCGGTAGAAGGCCAATCACAGAAAGAAGCAACACGACAGCGACTGGCCGAAGAATTGGGCATTACAGAAGAGCAGTATGACAATGTGCGCATCACGGATGTATTCGAATATAAGCGGTATTTTGAAAATCAAGGAGTAGAGCACGAGGTGTGCACAGTTCTAAAAGTTACACTAGATGACACAACGATTGATCCTGATCCAGAGGAGGTTGCTGGGGTACTATGGGCACCGTATAAACGACTCTATGAGAATCCAAAGTGGTATCGGCAACTTGATTTATGCCCGTGGTTTGAGATTGCTGTTCGACGTGATACGCAAGACAGCGTCGAGTGA
- the cofH gene encoding 7,8-didemethyl-8-hydroxy-5-deazariboflavin synthase subunit CofH: protein MADGFRLGVTVPELDVDIEYDHVPITDQSFENALERAKNKERLSVADGIELITTGTEKPGIDPERKAQVIDIANQRRAEIVGDEVTFVANLNNNITTVCDAGCLFCNFSTPSCEYRNADNPAGYTRTPAESRELVDTALDRGISEVTVASGLHPSLALDGEHKEILRNTDELVRYEPPKSYPDDPGTYTEQIDAISFDGLHVHGITPEEATHASRGTDWEYVDVYRRLADAGLDSVPGTAAEILVDEVRDVICSNKVSADDWMHAMEAAATAGLEITATILYGHIENAAHRVLHLQKIRRLQERTGSIREFIPLSFVHHNTPLYEQGYLSEGATPAEDELMVAVSRLFLDNIDHIQASWVKHGDGRSLNLLTCGADDYMGTLLSEEITKRAGGDHGEYRTFKDYVDMITSIGRIPVERSTDYRTRRRIDPDDPPFGPTIGPRADGSPIL from the coding sequence ATGGCAGATGGCTTCAGGCTTGGTGTTACTGTGCCGGAACTCGATGTTGATATTGAATATGATCATGTTCCCATCACCGACCAATCATTTGAAAATGCATTAGAGCGGGCAAAAAACAAGGAGCGGCTCTCTGTTGCAGATGGTATTGAGCTAATCACAACAGGGACAGAAAAACCGGGGATTGATCCAGAGCGAAAAGCTCAGGTTATCGATATTGCCAATCAGCGTCGTGCGGAAATTGTAGGGGATGAAGTGACATTTGTTGCGAATCTGAATAACAATATAACAACAGTATGTGATGCTGGATGTCTGTTTTGTAACTTTAGTACCCCCTCCTGTGAATACCGGAATGCAGATAATCCTGCCGGATATACTCGCACGCCAGCGGAATCAAGAGAGCTAGTTGATACAGCACTTGATCGAGGGATTTCAGAAGTGACCGTTGCGTCTGGGCTGCATCCATCCTTGGCACTAGATGGAGAGCACAAAGAGATTCTACGTAACACTGACGAGTTAGTCCGATATGAGCCGCCTAAATCGTATCCGGACGATCCAGGAACATACACAGAGCAAATTGACGCAATATCATTCGATGGACTGCATGTTCATGGTATAACACCTGAGGAAGCAACGCACGCATCACGAGGAACAGATTGGGAGTATGTTGATGTATATCGACGATTAGCTGACGCCGGATTAGACTCGGTTCCAGGGACAGCAGCGGAAATTCTCGTGGACGAAGTCAGGGACGTTATTTGTTCAAACAAAGTTTCAGCAGACGATTGGATGCATGCTATGGAAGCAGCGGCAACAGCTGGTCTTGAGATCACAGCAACGATACTCTACGGTCACATTGAGAACGCTGCTCATCGAGTTCTGCATTTACAGAAGATTCGTCGGTTGCAGGAACGAACCGGGTCAATTCGTGAGTTCATACCGTTATCTTTCGTTCATCATAACACCCCGTTATACGAGCAGGGATATCTTTCAGAAGGTGCAACACCGGCTGAGGATGAGCTAATGGTCGCAGTCTCGCGATTGTTCTTGGATAATATTGATCATATTCAGGCATCATGGGTAAAGCATGGTGACGGCCGATCATTGAATCTTCTAACCTGTGGAGCCGACGACTACATGGGAACTTTGCTGTCTGAGGAGATTACCAAGCGCGCTGGAGGAGACCACGGAGAGTATCGTACATTCAAGGATTATGTTGACATGATCACTTCGATTGGTCGTATTCCGGTTGAGCGATCAACCGATTATCGGACACGAAGACGAATTGATCCAGATGACCCGCCATTTGGACCGACAATTGGTCCGCGGGCGGATGGGTCTCCAATATTGTAA
- the cofG gene encoding 7,8-didemethyl-8-hydroxy-5-deazariboflavin synthase subunit CofG yields the protein MSRPGASCLHVDDLPIAESDIQGLLEVRPDDVSAADQLTFAKNIFLPLTTACRYSCGYCTFFDAPGNASILSPSELRSQLETATQANCTEALFTFGDRPDDRYTKIFSQLDEWGYNSFHDYLIDACKMALEYGLLPHVNPGDQTAAEMQALKPTIASMGAMLETTADVTAHSGHRSKSPAQRLHTIDAAGRLQIPFTTGLLLGIGESWRERAVSLLAIAELHRRHGHIQEVLIQPVVPNNRWQQPSPSVDIVRRTTAMARVALPQDVSIQVPPNLTDIESVLDCGVDDLGGISPITDDYVNPDHEWPELESLRSLAQSAQVPLLERFPVRDRFLPTELQTSRLLDSDSTASWLSDQILTQIKDLRPLDSYIPETV from the coding sequence ATGTCACGTCCGGGCGCCTCTTGTCTTCATGTTGACGATCTACCCATCGCTGAGTCAGATATCCAGGGTCTTCTTGAGGTGCGCCCAGACGATGTATCAGCTGCAGATCAATTGACCTTTGCAAAAAATATCTTCTTGCCACTTACTACCGCCTGCCGGTATTCTTGTGGTTACTGTACGTTCTTTGATGCTCCTGGCAACGCGTCAATTCTCTCTCCTTCCGAACTACGATCTCAGCTTGAAACGGCTACACAGGCAAACTGTACAGAGGCTCTCTTTACATTTGGTGACCGTCCAGATGATCGATACACTAAGATATTTTCCCAGTTGGACGAATGGGGATATAATTCATTTCACGACTATCTGATAGACGCGTGTAAAATGGCACTGGAGTATGGGCTATTGCCTCATGTAAACCCAGGAGATCAAACAGCAGCAGAGATGCAGGCACTTAAACCAACCATCGCCAGCATGGGTGCAATGCTCGAAACAACAGCCGATGTAACAGCTCACAGCGGACATCGATCAAAATCTCCTGCACAGCGGCTACACACTATTGACGCTGCTGGCCGACTACAAATTCCATTTACCACTGGATTGTTGCTTGGTATTGGTGAATCATGGCGCGAGCGAGCAGTCAGTCTTCTGGCTATTGCAGAGTTACACCGCCGCCATGGCCATATTCAGGAGGTTCTAATTCAGCCAGTAGTTCCTAACAACCGTTGGCAACAGCCGAGCCCTTCCGTTGACATCGTTCGAAGAACTACGGCTATGGCACGTGTAGCTCTTCCACAAGATGTCTCAATTCAAGTCCCGCCAAACCTCACCGATATTGAATCTGTCCTTGACTGTGGCGTTGATGATTTAGGCGGTATTTCGCCAATTACAGATGATTACGTTAATCCTGATCACGAATGGCCTGAACTTGAAAGTCTTAGATCGTTAGCTCAATCAGCTCAGGTGCCTCTTCTTGAACGATTTCCCGTTCGTGACCGATTCCTTCCAACTGAATTACAGACATCTCGGTTGCTTGATTCCGACTCTACTGCTTCTTGGCTTTCAGATCAGATTCTCACGCAAATTAAAGATCTACGGCCTCTTGACTCCTATATCCCAGAAACTGTCTAA